The Centroberyx gerrardi isolate f3 chromosome 12, fCenGer3.hap1.cur.20231027, whole genome shotgun sequence genome has a window encoding:
- the ggctb gene encoding gamma-glutamylcyclotransferase has protein sequence MESHLTFLYFAYGSNLLKERLQLKNPSATIHCVARLKDYNLVFGNHKGLASDRWHGGVATIERSSGAEVWGVVWRMNMADLESLDSQENVRLGAYSPVEVSVKTQGQELNCRTYIMNCCVYAPPSPQYLKVIVMGAEQNGLPKDYQEKLRAIQTNQYEGHLPMMADLERAMRRAKERANHRSDA, from the exons ATGGAGAGCCACCTGACCTTCCTGTACTTTGCCTATGGCAGCAACCTGCTGAAGGAGCGGCTCCAGCTCAAGAACCCCTCGGCGACGATCCACTGTGTGGCCAGGCTCAAG gACTATAACTTGGTGTTTGGGAACCATAAGGGCCTGGCCAGTGACCGGTGGCACGGGGGTGTGGCGACCATAGAGCGCAGCTCAGGCGCCGAGGTGTGGGGGGTGGTGTGGAGGATGAATATGGCCGACCTGGAGTCTCTAGACAG TCAGGAGAATGTGAGGTTAGGTGCCTACAGTCCTGTGGAGGTGTCCGTGAAGACGCAAGGCCAGGAGCTCAACTGTCGTACCTATATAATGAACTGCTGTGTGTATGCCCCACCGTCTCCACAGTACCTGAAG GTGATTGTGATGGGAGCAGAGCAGAATGGCTTGCCAAAGGACTACCAGGAGAAGCTGAGAGCGATCCAGACCAACCAGTATGAGGGCCATCTGCCCATGATGGCTGATCTGGAACGAGCCAtgaggagagcaaaggagagagccAATCACCGTTCTGATGCCTGA